From the Theobroma cacao cultivar B97-61/B2 chromosome 2, Criollo_cocoa_genome_V2, whole genome shotgun sequence genome, one window contains:
- the LOC18609561 gene encoding uncharacterized protein LOC18609561, with protein sequence MVGPNPTIKFLCSYGGKILPRYPDGKLRYHGGETRVLAVDRSISFSELLLKMGEMCGTAVSLRCQLPTEDLDALVSITCDEDLANLIEEYDRVASPPSSLKIRAFLSLPKSTKKPISPSSSSASSSKSSSSSTPRFSCIRQISGPPVAFPLCSEKSAGKSIPYYGYHVHHGNPSHIYLLHNGNHWQ encoded by the exons ATGGTCGGCCCTAACCCCACTATCAAATTCCTCTGCAGTTACGGCGGCAAAATCCTCCCCCGTTACCCTGATGGTAAACTCCGTTATCACGGCGGTGAAACCCGTGTCCTTGCCGTCGATCGCTCCATTTCCTTTTCTG AGCTGTTGTTGAAGATGGGAGAGATGTGTGGGACAGCGGTGAGTCTACGTTGCCAGTTGCCAACGGAGGATCTAGACGCGCTGGTTTCGATCACTTGCGATGAGGATCTAGCGAATCTCATCGAGGAATACGATCGCGTAGCATCGCCACCTTCTTCTTTAAAGATCAGAGCTTTCCTTTCGCTGCCAAAATCCACCAAAAAACCAATTTCTCCTTCTTCATCGTCGGCTTCGTCTTCAAAGTCATCATCTTCGTCCACTCCGAGGTTCTCCTGCATACGTCAGATCTCGGGGCCTCCCGTCGCTTTCCCTCTTTGCTCGGAGAAATCTGCGGGGAAAAGTATTCCGTACTATGGTTACCATGTTCATCATGGAAACCCTAGTCATATTTACCTTCTTCATAACGGGAACCACTGGCAATAG